TGTTCACGCCGCTCAAGGCGCCGGGGATTATCATTATTGATGAAGAGCATGACGGCTCCTTCAAGCAGCAGGATGGTTTTCGCTACTCCGCACGGGATTTGGCCGCCATGCGCGCCCATCGCTTGAATATTCCGCTGATTCTTGGCTCGGCCACACCCTCACTGGAAACCCTGCACAACGCTCATCAAGGCCGCTACCAACATTTGCGCTTGCAGGCTCGGGCAGGCAAGGCCAAACCGCCAGAGATTCAACTGCTGGATATACGGGGTGAAATTCTGCACGAAGGTTTTTCCCAAGCCAGTATTGAGGCCATTGGGGATAACTTACGCAAGGGTAATCAGGCACTGGTTTTCCTCAATCGCCGCGGTTATGCGCCGGCACTGGAATGCCACGACTGCGGCTGGCTCGCCAACTGCAATCACTGCGATGCACGCATGACAGTGCATCAAACACCGCGCCATTTGCACTGCCATCACTGCGATCACCAGCGCGCCCTGCCCAAACGCTGCCCGAGCTGCAACAGCAGCAACATCCGCCCGCTGGGACAAGGCACCGAGCGTAGCGAACTGGTGCTGCAAGAGCTCTTCCCTGACTACAAGGTAATCCGCGTAGACCGCGACTCCACACGCAACAAAAACAGCATGCAAAAATTGCTGGCCGATGTGCACAGCGGCGAGCCTTGTATTTTGATCGGCACCCAAATGCTCGCCAAAGGCCATCATTTTGAAAATGTCACACTGGTAGTGATTATCGATGCCGATGCCGGTCTGTTCAGCACCGATTTCCGCGGCCCGGAGCGCATGGGGCAACTGCTGTTACAAGTCGCCGGACGCGCCGGACGTGCCGAAAAGCCGGGGCGCGTGCTGCTGCAGAGCAACCACACCGATCACCCGCTGGTGCAAACGCTGGTTTATCAGGGCTATCACGCGCTGGCAGAGCTGATTTTGCAGGAGCGCCATATCACCCAATTACCGCCTTTTCGCCACCTTGCGCTGTTGCGCGCCGAGAGCAAACACGCGCAAGTGGCAGTAGCCTTTTTGCAACAGGCACGCCAGTTGGCCGAGGCCATACAAGCACCGAGCCCGCTGCTCAGCTACCTTGGCCCTTTACCGGCTATGATGGAAAAGCGTGGCGACCGCTACCGCTACCAGTTGCAGATCAGCGCGGCACAGCGCAAATCGCTCCAGCTGTTATTAGGTCAACTCGCGCTGCAACTGGAGGCTCACCCACTGGCCAGCAAGGTGCGATGGTCGTTGGATGTCGACCCGCAGGAGATGGCATAACCCCAGGCGTAGTGACTGATCAGGGTAAGCCGTTTACAATCGCGCCCTCACCCTGCTATACCCTTGCCAACCTTGATACCCGAATTACATGAGTAGAGACTTCGCCAAAAAAAGCCGTGCGCCAGCGCGCCGCAGTTCATCCAGTAACCACAACAGCCCAACACCGGGCTGGCTATTTTTTGTTGCAGGTCTGGTATTGGGCGCATTTGCCGCCAGTTTCTACTTCATTAAAAACCCGACAACGGCACCCGCGCCCAAAGAGACGCCAAAACCCAAGGTAGAAGAGAACAAAACACCCAAGCCACGGTTTGACTTCTATAAATTGCTGCAAGAGAGCGAGACCATCGTTCCGGCCAGCGAAACCATCAACGACGACAAGCCCGCAACGGATCAAAACAAAACCGAATACATACTGCAGGTTGGCTCTTTCCCCAAGGCCGATGACGCTGACAAGCTGCGTGCCCAGTTAATTATGATTAACCTGGATGCGCGCATCGAAAAAGTGGAAATCCGCAAGGGCGAGGTATGGCACCGAGTGGTAGTCGGCCCCTTCAACACCCAGGCAGAGTTGACGACGGCGCGCAGTCAATTGGTGAATAATCAATACAACGCGCTGGTACTGAAGCGCGCCAAAACCAAATAACTCGGCAGGTTTCGCCGGTATCAACAATAGAGCGCCTTGAAAAAGGCGCTGCTGCCCCCACGTTTGTGACTTCTTCGTTGTAATTGTTAAAGGAAGTCCTGTGACTACAATTCTCTCTGTGCGCCGCGACGGGCAAGTGGTTATCGGTGGTGATGGCCAGGTTTCGCTGGGCAACACTGTTATGAAAGGCAATGCGCGCAAAGTGCGTCGCCTCTACAAAAACCAGGTATTGGCCGGATTCGCGGGCGGCACTGCAGATGCCTTCACCCTGTTCGAGCGCTTTGAGGCAAAACTGGAAGCACACAATGGCCAACTCACCCGCGCCGCCGTTGAACTCGCCAAAGACTGGCGAACGGATCGCAGCCTGCGACGACTCGAAGCATTGCTCGCCGTCGCCGATAAAGATGCCTCTCTGATCATCACTGGCAATGGCGATGTCATTCAGCCCGAAGACGATTTAATCGCTATTGGCTCCGGCGGTAATTACGCCCAGGCCGCCGCGCGTGCACTGCTCGATAACACCTCATTGGATGCCCGCAGTATTGTTGAAAAAGGGCTGAAAATTGCAGGGGATATCTGCGTATTTACCAATCAAACTCACACCATTGAAGTGTTGGATTATTAATTAAAACTACATCCGCAGTTCTGATGGCCTACCTCGCTCAGACCCGCCGTGAATACATCCTTGTAGGCTTGTCGTCGACATCCATGTCTCCGACAGTCTGCACGAGGTAGGCCACCAGAACCGCTACCATTGAATTAAGCAAACAAGAGCTTGTTATGTCCTCCATGACTCCGCGCGAAATCGTGCACGAATTAGATAAACACATTGTCGGCCAGGCCGACGCAAAACGCGCTGTGGCAATTGCACTGCGCAACCGCTGGCGCCGCATGCAAGTGCCCGCCGATATGCGCAATGAAATTACCCCAAAAAATATTTTGATGATCGGCCCAACCGGTGTGGGCAAAACAGAAATTGCACGCCGCTTGGCCAAGCTCGCCAACGCCCCCTTTATCAAAGTGGAAGCCACCAAATTTACCGAAGTGGGTTATGTGGGTCGCGATGTGGAATCCATTATTCGCGACCTAGTGGATGTCGCGATTAAAATGCGCCGCGAGCAGGCCATGAAATCCGTGCAGCATCGCGCAGCGGAAGCAGCGGAAGAGCGGATTCTCGATGTGCTTTTACCGCCCGCACGGGATCTCTCGCCAGAGGAAAGTAAACACGAGTCGGGCACGCGCCAGATTTTTCGCAAAAAACTGCGCGAAGGCGAACTGGACGATAAAGAAATTGAGATTGAAATTGCCGCAACCAGTGTTGGCGTAGAAATTATGGCGCCCCCCGGCATGGAAGATATGACCAGCCAATTGCAGAGCATGTTTTCATCTCTCGGGCGCGACAAAACCAAAAAAGCAAAACTCACCGTCAAAAAAGCCTTCAAACAATTGCAAGATGAAGAGGCGGCAAAACTGGTGAGCGATGAAGATATTAAAGCGCAAGCGATTGAAGCCGCCGAGCAAAACGGCATTGTGTTTATCGACGAAATCGACAAGGTTGCGCGCCGCGGCAATGTGAGCGGCGCGGATGTATCGCGCGAAGGTGTGCAGCGCGATTTATTGCCGTTGATTGAAGGTTGCACGGTAACCACTAAACACGGCGCCATCAAAACCGATCACATTTTATTCATCACCTCCGGTGCATTCCACCTGAGCAAGCCATCGGATTTGATCCCGGAACTACAAGGCCGCTTGCCAATCCGCGTGGAATTACAAGCACTCACACCCGATGATTTTGAGCGTATTCTGACCGAGCCCAAAGCATCGCTCACAGAGCAACAAGAAGCATTGCTCAAAACAGAAGGGGTGACTATCAACTTCACCAGCGACGGTATTCGTCGCATTGCAGAAACTGCTTTTGAAGTGAATGAACGCACAGAAAATATTGGGGCGCGCCGCTTGCACACCATTTTGGAACGCTTGCTGGAAGATGTCTCCTTCACGGCTGGCGATGGAAGCAATGCAGTGACGATTGACGCCGCATTTGTAGAAAGCCATTTGGGTGAATTGGCCAAAAACGAAGATCTCAGCCGCTTTATTCTCTAAGCATCAGCAGGCAACACCACAAAACAGAATTACCCCTCTGTTTTGTGGTGTGTATTTTTCACTTTATGACAAGTGTGAATTGCCTGACAAAATAGATGGCGTAGAATCTCATCACTCCCACGCATTTATGCGCAGGCTTTGTTACCCACACCGTGTATTGCACCTCATGACACCGACAAAAATTCGCTTTCACAAAGGCTCACAACAATTGGAGCTGCATTATGGTGCAGAGCAATGGTTATTGAGCGCGGAATTTTTACGCGTGCATTCGCCCAGTGCCGAAGTAAAAGGCCATGGACCAGGACAGGAGGTCTTGCAGTACGGCAAAAAAAACGTGGGTATTGTGGCGCTGGAACGCGCCGGTAACTACGCACTCAAATTGATCTTTGACGATGGTCATGCAACCGGTATTTATACCTGGGAATATTTACACCAGCTAGGCGCCAATCAAGCACAGCTTTGGGAGCGCTATTTACAACAATTGCATCAGGCAGGCAAAAGTCGTGATGCCGATACCAGTGTGGTGCGATTAATCGACCCGCAAAACCAGTAACCTGCTTTTACTTGCCGCCAATGTTTTAGCTGCAGGACATGTAAGAACTTTTTATGTATTGATTGCTATCGCTTGTTTGATAGCGCCTACCCCGGTTGAGCAGCAATCGCTGACAACAAATCACCACGAATAACAACAAAGACAAGTCGCCAACTTTCGCCAGCCATTGTGCTCTGGCGCGGGCATGCGTTTGTCTGCTTTTTGGTAACCACTGTTAGATCGAGAACTGATACACATGGAAAAAAGGCATTTCATTGCTCACGGTTATTTCACCCTCTGGGTATTACTCTTATCGTTGATTCCACTCGCCAGTTACTGGTGGGTAATGCCCACTCCCGATAGCCTGCACGGGCAACTGTACCTGATCTCCAGCCTGGGTTATTACGGGCTGCTGCTCACGATAACTGCACTTGTCTTTTCACCGCTGGCAAGCACCGCCTGGACTCGTCCGCTCTATGCACTCCTGTTGACACTGTGGTTGCTGTATCTGCTGATTGATGCGGCCACCTTCAACCTTTATCTATTCCATGTGGATTGGATAATGCTCGAAATGTTTGTGATGGATTTTGAAGGCCTGGGGCTGCCGAACGCCGTGATTTTTGCAGCAATTGCCGTGGCGATTATGGCTGGCGCTGGCTGCTGGTGGCTGAGCCGCAAGGCATATCACATCACAACACAACACGCCTTGCGCGCGCAGCCATTATTCTGGGTGGCGGGTGCGATGCTGATACTGTTTGCGGTCAATTCATCGCTTAACATCTGGGCCGACAAATACCATCGCCAGGAAGTGAGTTACATCGCCCCCTATTTGCCCGTATATCGCCCGGCCACCAGCAGTAAGCACGCGGCCACACTGGCACGCATGCTACCGAGCCTGCTGCCTGCCACCTACGGCACCATGGATCGCGCGGCAATTCAGGAAAAGAGCGTAGTCCGCTACCCCTTGGAGCCATTGCAATGTGAAGCGCCCAGCCAGCCCAACTCCATTATCCTGCTGGTAGTGGAGAGCTGGCAGGCGGCGGCGCTGAACCCGGAAGTCATGCCAAATGTTGCGCGCTTCAGTCAAAAGGCGACGCGTTTTGAGCAACATATTTCAGGCGGTTCGGCGACTATTCCCGGCCTGTTCAGCCTTTTCTATGGTTTGCACGCTAGCTATTACCCTGCCTTCAGAGCAACACCCGCGGCCAACCCCAGCGAATTTACCGAAACCCTGACCGATCAGGGGTTTGATGTGCGCGCATTTACCAATTCCAATCTGGATAGATTCTCCATGCGCCGCCTGATTTTCCCCCGCATGCCTAATTCGCATTTTTATCACGCCAAAACCGATGCGGCAGTGGTGAATCAATTTGTGCAGCAGCACCAGCAAACCACCACAAAGCCGCATTTTGATTTTGTGTTTTTAACCTCGTCGCACTCGCCCTACAAATACCCGAAGGATTTTGCGCGTTTTACGCCCTTGCCCAGTGTAAAAGGTGGCTATGCTTTTAATAAGCAGGCCGACAGCACGCCTTACAAAAATGACTACCACAACAGTTTGTTCTATGTGGATTATTTGCTCGGGAAAATTCTCGACCAACTTGAAAAAAATGGTGCGCTGGAGAATAGCTGGGTAATAGTAACGGGGGATCACGCGGAGGAGTTCAACGAAAATGACGCGGGCTTTTGGGGGCATGGCAGCAACTTTACCCGCTGGCAAACCCACACCCCATTG
The nucleotide sequence above comes from Cellvibrio sp. PSBB023. Encoded proteins:
- a CDS encoding primosomal protein N'; protein product: MTATSPTALLEIALPVPLRRHFDYLPPVDISPEQITNLLPGVLIRVPFGRQELVGVLLRVKTASEQPSHKLRAALAVIDTEPALDQELLDLCLWAADYYQCAAGEALQTALPVLLRQGDPAQLRGEAVFTLTTEGKGLPVGGLKRAPKQAALLAALQTQPHLTRAQLEQLDIPRTIATTLIDKGLVHIITLAPDYTPPTGPLLGEPSLTLSEEQQAAFDQIDYNRFKTYLLDGATGSGKTEIYLQAIEETLKKGKQALVLVPEIGLTPQTLQRFQRRFNLPVVALHSGLNDRERLDAWLQARAGIARIIIGTRSALFTPLKAPGIIIIDEEHDGSFKQQDGFRYSARDLAAMRAHRLNIPLILGSATPSLETLHNAHQGRYQHLRLQARAGKAKPPEIQLLDIRGEILHEGFSQASIEAIGDNLRKGNQALVFLNRRGYAPALECHDCGWLANCNHCDARMTVHQTPRHLHCHHCDHQRALPKRCPSCNSSNIRPLGQGTERSELVLQELFPDYKVIRVDRDSTRNKNSMQKLLADVHSGEPCILIGTQMLAKGHHFENVTLVVIIDADAGLFSTDFRGPERMGQLLLQVAGRAGRAEKPGRVLLQSNHTDHPLVQTLVYQGYHALAELILQERHITQLPPFRHLALLRAESKHAQVAVAFLQQARQLAEAIQAPSPLLSYLGPLPAMMEKRGDRYRYQLQISAAQRKSLQLLLGQLALQLEAHPLASKVRWSLDVDPQEMA
- a CDS encoding SPOR domain-containing protein codes for the protein MSRDFAKKSRAPARRSSSSNHNSPTPGWLFFVAGLVLGAFAASFYFIKNPTTAPAPKETPKPKVEENKTPKPRFDFYKLLQESETIVPASETINDDKPATDQNKTEYILQVGSFPKADDADKLRAQLIMINLDARIEKVEIRKGEVWHRVVVGPFNTQAELTTARSQLVNNQYNALVLKRAKTK
- the hslV gene encoding ATP-dependent protease subunit HslV, producing MTTILSVRRDGQVVIGGDGQVSLGNTVMKGNARKVRRLYKNQVLAGFAGGTADAFTLFERFEAKLEAHNGQLTRAAVELAKDWRTDRSLRRLEALLAVADKDASLIITGNGDVIQPEDDLIAIGSGGNYAQAAARALLDNTSLDARSIVEKGLKIAGDICVFTNQTHTIEVLDY
- the hslU gene encoding ATP-dependent protease ATPase subunit HslU, whose protein sequence is MSSMTPREIVHELDKHIVGQADAKRAVAIALRNRWRRMQVPADMRNEITPKNILMIGPTGVGKTEIARRLAKLANAPFIKVEATKFTEVGYVGRDVESIIRDLVDVAIKMRREQAMKSVQHRAAEAAEERILDVLLPPARDLSPEESKHESGTRQIFRKKLREGELDDKEIEIEIAATSVGVEIMAPPGMEDMTSQLQSMFSSLGRDKTKKAKLTVKKAFKQLQDEEAAKLVSDEDIKAQAIEAAEQNGIVFIDEIDKVARRGNVSGADVSREGVQRDLLPLIEGCTVTTKHGAIKTDHILFITSGAFHLSKPSDLIPELQGRLPIRVELQALTPDDFERILTEPKASLTEQQEALLKTEGVTINFTSDGIRRIAETAFEVNERTENIGARRLHTILERLLEDVSFTAGDGSNAVTIDAAFVESHLGELAKNEDLSRFIL
- a CDS encoding gamma-butyrobetaine hydroxylase-like domain-containing protein, with protein sequence MTPTKIRFHKGSQQLELHYGAEQWLLSAEFLRVHSPSAEVKGHGPGQEVLQYGKKNVGIVALERAGNYALKLIFDDGHATGIYTWEYLHQLGANQAQLWERYLQQLHQAGKSRDADTSVVRLIDPQNQ
- a CDS encoding sulfatase-like hydrolase/transferase, coding for MEKRHFIAHGYFTLWVLLLSLIPLASYWWVMPTPDSLHGQLYLISSLGYYGLLLTITALVFSPLASTAWTRPLYALLLTLWLLYLLIDAATFNLYLFHVDWIMLEMFVMDFEGLGLPNAVIFAAIAVAIMAGAGCWWLSRKAYHITTQHALRAQPLFWVAGAMLILFAVNSSLNIWADKYHRQEVSYIAPYLPVYRPATSSKHAATLARMLPSLLPATYGTMDRAAIQEKSVVRYPLEPLQCEAPSQPNSIILLVVESWQAAALNPEVMPNVARFSQKATRFEQHISGGSATIPGLFSLFYGLHASYYPAFRATPAANPSEFTETLTDQGFDVRAFTNSNLDRFSMRRLIFPRMPNSHFYHAKTDAAVVNQFVQQHQQTTTKPHFDFVFLTSSHSPYKYPKDFARFTPLPSVKGGYAFNKQADSTPYKNDYHNSLFYVDYLLGKILDQLEKNGALENSWVIVTGDHAEEFNENDAGFWGHGSNFTRWQTHTPLLVHAPGQKVARHEHKASSHQDIVPTLMQEALGCKTAREAYSTGANLFDLPNNRSLVMSSYYNNAYWIEGTVLDRSTGKQYAWGDIKNTRPVLDKTKLHQLQDEERRFFKDTESRALLSGKH